From Quercus robur chromosome 8, dhQueRobu3.1, whole genome shotgun sequence:
AGCAGTTTCTTCTCCTTCAGACTGGAATAACCTAATTTGTCTAGAATAGATGGCaatcaaatattaaataatgaaactaaaaattcaaaataacctAATTTCTCTAGTTCATTTCAGGTGCATACGTGGCAGTCCACAAGTAAATTTACTATTGGTTTGGATGATTTTTCATATGCAGGGGATACCTAAAGTGAAATAAGCAAATTCTCTAGCCATTTCGTTTTGAGCATTCAAATGTATGATTCAAGGGTAAGGGATCTATCTTTCTGATCTAAATTACTGCACATTAAGGTTTTTGGGGGCTGGTGTAAATGAACTTTAGATTTGAAAAGAACTATAAAAGTAATATGATAATGAGTTTTCACATACCTAGTTCTGAAGCTGCCGCTCTAATATAAATAGCCTGTTCCCCTTTTTCATCGAACTCTCTTATGTCAATTAAATCACCAAACCACATCAAACAACCAGTGCCTCCATTTCTAATATCTGAGTTAGCATAAGCCGTACAAGAGCAGTTCTTCAAGCATTCTGACTCACATTCTTTAAGGCTCACGCTTGTGTTCAACCAAAACTGGACCAAGTCTGGCGATTTCACTCCTTCAAGTTTCAGAAACCCTTCTCCCTTCTGGCAAGTCAGTGGTAGCCTTCTCACGCAACCACCAGTCCAATTAAGCACTTCCCACTCCTTCTGATGTTTTGGAACAAATCCCTTCAAACACTCACAAATTGGCCTTTTGCTTATTTTACAAATTCCATTAGCACCACACTGCGCATAATCATCACAGAGATCATTCGGTATAGAATACATTACACCCCATTCGCCACTCCCTTCATTCAACAAAAGACGTTGGACTAAACCCGACTCAGTCAAAGTAACTTTTGTAACAATAGAATTATCAGTAGCCTCATACATGTAATACAATTCATCCTTGTTATACACAATACTGGGCTTAAAAACTGGGTTTATGGTCGTAACAGCACCACTAAATTGTTGTCCATTCCACAGACCAGTGCGAAACTTCTTCTCTGATCCCTTGCGAAAAACAAGTTGAGGCAACCCCAGATTGTCAAATGTGTAAGTAAATTCCCCCCTAGAAGGATCAGTAGCATTTTTCCAAGACGTCAAGAATCGGTTAAGACCAGTCCTAAAATTCCAACCTATCTTCATGCCAGGTAACTGTGTGTCTGATGGGAAATCGAAACTTTGCCATATATAGCTTTCAGTATTAGAATTAGCCTTCTCTCTAACCACAAAGTTTCCAGACTCTAAAAGCTGGGCGATGGGCATTTCTGCTCCTGAAGAATTGGAGGACCAAGCAGTGTGATTATTTTGGTCTGTAATGATGAGATTTCCATTTTCAGCCAAAGTCAAAGCTCCATATGAATCTGGAAGTGGGATTTCTCTGTTGGCAACCCATACAATGGTACGTGGAAATTTTTTATACCATACTCCCAGATACAGGTTCCTGGAATTACCAAGAGAGAAGAAACCCAACTCGAACCTTTGGCTGGGGGAAACTAAGGTCTCCCCCTTGATGATGAATTGCATTGAAGCTATGATATCAGCTCCAGAGGAGAACTCTAATAAgactagagaaagaaagaagatgaatgAAAAGCTCTGCATTGGCTCTTGACAAGAAGTGGACTCTTGAAACTTGCAGGCAGCTTTTGACATTGATAGTGTAATATTATAACATTACGCTAACGCTATTAACCACTAGGTCCACAAGTAGCTGATATTTTTGGTACTGTTTTTAGCCAACCTTTGTTGACTTTAGCTTTTTTCACCCCAAACCTTATTGACTTGATCTTTGAAAAAACTAGCAAAATAACATCTCGCTTTCATGGTAAGTCATTTTGGGGTGGGGGAAATTGTGAACTCACTATTTTGCTCTATCACGACTTGCCATATGAGTaagttgtagcaaaaattataatcataacattactattttaaaaaaacaaatatattggATTAAACTG
This genomic window contains:
- the LOC126694822 gene encoding G-type lectin S-receptor-like serine/threonine-protein kinase At4g27290 isoform X2 translates to MQSFSFIFFLSLVLLEFSSGADIIASMQFIIKGETLVSPSQRFELGFFSLGNSRNLYLGVWYKKFPRTIVWVANREIPLPDSYGALTLAENGNLIITDQNNHTAWSSNSSGAEMPIAQLLESGNFVVREKANSNTESYIWQSFDFPSDTQLPGMKIGWNFRTGLNRFLTSWKNATDPSRGEFTYTFDNLGLPQLVFRKGSEKKFRTGLWNGQQFSGAVTTINPVFKPSIVYNKDELYYMYEATDNSIVTKVTLTESGLVQRLLLNEGSGEWGVMYSIPNDLCDDYAQCGANGICKISKRPICECLKGFVPKHQKEWEVLNWTGGCVRRLPLTCQKGEGFLKLEGVKSPDLVQFWLNTSVSLKECESECLKNCSCTAYANSDIRNGGTGCLMWFGDLIDIREFDEKGEQAIYIRAAASELDKLGYSSLKEKKLLIISITCGVLVFGLACCFIIWKNRTRKRGKRTKEDLDVPLFDFVTIVRSTNNFSGTNKIGEGGFGPVYKGELLSGQEIAVKRLSNGSSQGLEEFVNEVIMISKLQHRNLVKLLGCCIEGEERMLIYEYLPNKSLDYFIFDQNGRASLDWQKRFQIVMGIARGLLYLHQDSRLRIIHRDLKTSNILLDHELNPKISDFGIARIFGGDQVEAKTKRVIGTYGYMSPEYAIDGKFSVKSDIFSLGVLMLEILSGKKNRGFSHPDHHHNLLGHVGLASVE
- the LOC126694822 gene encoding G-type lectin S-receptor-like serine/threonine-protein kinase At4g27290 isoform X1; translation: MQSFSFIFFLSLVLLEFSSGADIIASMQFIIKGETLVSPSQRFELGFFSLGNSRNLYLGVWYKKFPRTIVWVANREIPLPDSYGALTLAENGNLIITDQNNHTAWSSNSSGAEMPIAQLLESGNFVVREKANSNTESYIWQSFDFPSDTQLPGMKIGWNFRTGLNRFLTSWKNATDPSRGEFTYTFDNLGLPQLVFRKGSEKKFRTGLWNGQQFSGAVTTINPVFKPSIVYNKDELYYMYEATDNSIVTKVTLTESGLVQRLLLNEGSGEWGVMYSIPNDLCDDYAQCGANGICKISKRPICECLKGFVPKHQKEWEVLNWTGGCVRRLPLTCQKGEGFLKLEGVKSPDLVQFWLNTSVSLKECESECLKNCSCTAYANSDIRNGGTGCLMWFGDLIDIREFDEKGEQAIYIRAAASELDKLGYSSLKEKKLLIISITCGVLVFGLACCFIIWKNRTRKRGKRTKEDLDVPLFDFVTIVRSTNNFSGTNKIGEGGFGPVYKGELLSGQEIAVKRLSNGSSQGLEEFVNEVIMISKLQHRNLVKLLGCCIEGEERMLIYEYLPNKSLDYFIFDQNGRASLDWQKRFQIVMGIARGLLYLHQDSRLRIIHRDLKTSNILLDHELNPKISDFGIARIFGGDQVEAKTKRVIGTYGYMSPEYAIDGKFSVKSDIFSLGVLMLEILSGKKNRGFSHPDHHHNLLGHAWLLWNENKALELMDPCLKESYVKSQVLGCIQVGLLCVQKLPEDRPAMSSVVSMMGNEGSPLPQPKQPGFFIERSSNDADVSTSVEGCHTENALTITVMEAR